In Amblyraja radiata isolate CabotCenter1 unplaced genomic scaffold, sAmbRad1.1.pri scaffold_417_ctg1, whole genome shotgun sequence, the following proteins share a genomic window:
- the LOC116969924 gene encoding zinc finger protein 239-like — MEAEDGEQVADDGERVAEDGERVSEGEDQPAVAGSEEQSAAGVLEVAGGESDGAAAEAHICSVCGRSFEQPEELEAHAEEHGGEVRYECEVCGEWWLYPRLLEAHRRIHTGETPYACTLCGKGFTRSGNLLAHQRVHTGERPFPCPQCGKAFKTSQHLKEHWRARRCAGPGPVLPARITHRCTDCGKDFRSADELEDHRGAHTGERPFACPVCGKAFPQASGLRRHRIVHTGEKPFTCSVCGKSYSQSSSLVAHLTVHTGECPYSCPDCGKGFTRLSHLSQHRRVHTGERPFVCAQCGKGFTHSSSLLRHGRVHSGERPFACPLCGLEFSQSSHLRRHLPAHTGTKPFVCSECGKGFTESSNLLRHRQIHTRD; from the coding sequence ATGGAGGCGGAGGACGGAGAGCAAGTGGCGGATGACGGAGAGCGAGTGGCGGAGGACGGAGAGCGAGTGTCGGAGGGCGAGGACCAACCGGCCGTAGCCGGGAGCGAGGAGCAGTCGGCCGCAGGCGTGCTGGAGGTGGCGGGCGGGGAGAGTGACGGCGCGGCGGCGGAGGCccacatctgctcggtgtgcggtcgCAGCTTCGAGCAGCCGGAGGAGCTGGAGGCCCACGCGGAGGAGCACGGCGGCGAGGTGCGGTACGAGTGCGAGGTGTGCGGCGAGTGGTGGCTGTACCCCCGGCTGCTGGAGGCCCACCGCCGTATCCACACCGGCGAGACTCCCTACGCCTGCACcctgtgcggcaagggcttcacccgctctggcAACCTGCTGGCGCACCAGCGGgtacacaccggcgagcgccccttccccTGCCCGCAGTGCGGCAAGGCATTCAAGACCTCGCAGCACCTGAAGGAGCACTGGCGGGCACGTCGCTGCGCCGGCCCCGGCCCCGTCCTGCCCGCCCGCATCACCCACCGCTGCACCGACTGCGGCAAGGACTTCCGCAGCGCCGACGAGCTGGAGGACCACCGCGgcgcccacaccggcgagcggcccTTCGCCTGCCCCGTCTGCGGCAAAGCCTTCCCGCAGGCGTCCGGCCTCCGGCGACACCGTATCGTCCACACCGGCGAgaagcccttcacctgctccgtctGCGGCAAGAGCTACAGCCAGTCGTCCAGCCTGGTGGCCCACCTCACCGTCCACACCGGCGAGTGCCCCTATTCCTGccccgactgcggcaagggcttcacccgcctctCCCACCTCAGccagcaccggcgggtgcacaccggCGAGAGACCCTTtgtctgcgcccagtgcggcaaaggcttcacccaCTCGTCCAGCCTCCTGCGGCACGGGCGCGTCCACTCCGGGGAACGTCCCTTCGCCTGCCCCCTCTGTGGCCTGGAGTTCTCACAGTCCTCCCACCTTCGCCGCCATCTGCCCGCCCACACCGGCACCAAGCCCTTCGTCTGCTccgagtgcggcaagggcttcaccgaaTCCTCCAACCTGCTGAGGCACCGGCAGATCCACACCCGCGACTGA